DNA from Blastocatellia bacterium:
TTCTTGTTTATTTATAGCGACAAACAATAGAATTTTAGCTCAAAAATTCGCTTAATATAATTAATAATTTTATTTAATGATTTTGGTAGCCTTAAACGGAGCATCAAAAGATTTGTTCCAAAAGGCTTAAAATAAATGCTGTAGGTAAGAAATTAGATAGCATTATTTATTAGCAGAAGGTAAGGAAACAGAAAAAACGCTGCCTTTGTTTGGCGTACTTTCAACAAAAATTGCGCCTGATTGACTTTGAACTAAGTGTTTAACAATGGCAAGTCCTAAACCAGTCCCTCCTTCTTTGCGAGACCTGGATTCATCCACTCTATAAAGTCTTTCAAAAATACGGTTGATATGTTTAGCTTCAATTCCAATTCCTGTATCTATAACTTTAATTAACTGGTAATCGCCTTTTGATTCAGCCGTAACAGTAATAGAACCACTGAGACGATTAAAGTTAACTGCATTTTGTACCAAATTAAAAACGATTTGCTCAAATGCTTTTCCATCAGCAAGAACAAATAAATCTTCTGGGATTTGCACGGAAAAGAAAATATTTTTGGCCTTAATGGAATCTCTTAAAAGTTCTGAAACTTCTTGAACTACAGTAAAAATTCTTATAGCTTGAGGGTGCATTGCTACTTTGCCAGATTCAATTGCTGCTAAATCAGAAATATCCTGGGCTAAATTACGCATCCTAGCCGCATGTTTAGCAATGATTTGTAGAAATTTAACATTATTTTCTTTGTCATAAAGTGCGCCAGATAACAAGGTTTCAGCATAGGTTTCAATAGAAGTTAGAGGTGTACGAAGTTCATGAGATAAATTAGCAAAAAATTCTCGGCGCATTTGCTCTAAGGCTTCTAGTTTAGTGTTATCAAAAAATGTACCTACAACACCAATTACTTTTTCTTTTCCATCTGCGTCGCTAGCTGTAATAGACTCAACTTTTAAGTCTAGGCTTCGTTCCCCGCTATTTGTATGCAGGCGAATCTTTTTTTCAAATAAATTTTTTTCTTTTAAGCAAACTGTAAAACAATGATAAATCTCTTTATTGCGGGTAATATCGGTTAAGCGAAGTCTATGATACTGATCTGAAGGGAAAGCAAATATTTCTTGGGCGGTTCGGTTGGTTAGGACTATTTTAGTATCTAAATCTACAATTAAAATTGCTTCTCTAACTACATCTAAAAGTGGTCGTAGCAGTGGATTACCAATCAATTCCCGACGAAGCGGACTAGTAGCACTTTTGCTAACTTCGCTAGCTTCTATTGGCTCAGTCATTAAAATCATCTCCTTGTTTTGGGTCTTTGAAACGATAACCAAGACCAACTACAGTTTGAATATACTCATCCCCGCCTAACTTTTGCCTAAGACGTGAAACATGCACATCAATTGTTCGGGATTCACCTAGGTATTCTAGTCCCCAAACACGTTCTAGCAATGTTTCACGGGTAAGAATACGTCCACGATTTTCTAATAAAAGTTTTAATAATTGAAATTCTTTGCGTGTTAAAGTGACATTTCGACCACGAAAACGCACATTCATTTGCTCAAAATCTACAATAAGTTGTCCATCATCAAAGGGAAGGATTTTTACTGGATCAATACGGCGTTTAAGCAAAGCACTAACACGCGCCTTTAATTCTCGCATACTAAAAGGCTTAGTCACATAATCATCAGCCCCTAGGTCAAAGCCATGTACCTTGTCATCTTCATTGCTTCGTGCTGAAAGAATTAAAATCGGTATATGAGAAGTGCGACGACGACGACGTAATGCCCTACAAAGCTCAAAGCCTGACATTCCAGGTAAATTAAGATCTAAAAGAATTAAATCGTAATCGCTATCTTCGCAAAGTTCTAAACCTGCCTCACCTGTCAAAGCTAGTAGCACTTCATAAGGGCCACCACGCTCTAGACTATACTTGATATTATTAGCAATATCTTCATCATCTTCTATAACTAAAATTCGATTTTTGTTTAACATAATTTATTTAGCTTCAGGAGTATGTTTAATTAACCGTCCTTCTACCAAGTAAATAACCATTTCGCAAATGTTGGTAGCATAATCAGCAATTCTTTCTAAATGTTTAATTACAAAAAGTAGTTCAACAGCGCGTCTAACGGTTTTTGGTTCTTGTTCCATAGTAGTAACTAAATGGTCATAAATGGTGTGAAAAAGCTCGTCGGCTTGATCATCTTTATGAATTGTATTAAAAGCTAGCTGGCAATCTGAACGAGTAAGAGCATCTAAACTACTTAAGAGCATATCTTGAGCAATACTAGCTAGTTGAGGAAGTTCAATATGTGTTTTAAGCTGAGGTTGGTCAATTAGCACTAGGGCATGTTTAGCAATATTTACCGCGTGATCAGCAATTCTTTCAATTATTTGTGCAGCACGAGAAACCGAAATAACAAAGCGTAGATCCAGATCAAGAGAAGTATTATTAATTAATAAATCGCTACAGTATTGGTCAATTTCATTTTCCATACTATCAATTTCATCATCTTCTGCAATAACGGACTCAGCTAGATCTGCATCACGTTCTATTAAAGCACGGGTAGCTCGTGAAATGGCTGCTTCAGCCGCGCCTCCAAGTAGCAGAATGCGATCTCTTAGAAAGTTAAGATCATCTTCAAAAAAGGACATTTATTTTTCTGCTCCAATGATTAAGGAAGTAAATAAGTGTTAAAGGATACTTTTTTTTTCTTTTTTCGGCTAGTCTTTATCCAAGAGAAATTAGAAATAAATACTCTATTTACATAAATTTTACGTTAGCGTTACAGACTTTTTACAACTCATTTACAAGGCATTTACAGCCCTGTTCTAAGCTGTCGAAAACCTTGTGAATATATCCAAAATTGTTTTTATGTTAAAAAATTTTTATCTCTTGCTTGTTGTAATGATCTTTCTATTAACCTTAGCTTGTGCCGGCCCGCTAACAGAAGATGAGAAGGGCGGAATGATGTCAGGTGATGGGATTTTACTTCAAGGTGCTGGTGCTACATTTCCTTATCCTCTTTATTCTAAATGGATTAGCGAATATAACAAACTTAATTCAACCATAAAGATCGATTATCAATCTATAGGTTCCGGTGGTGGAATCAAGCAAATTAAAGAGCAAACTGTTGATTTTGGGGCTACAGATGCTCCAATGACAGACGAGCAGCAAAAAACCTTAAAAAAACCTATCATACATATTCCAACTACATTAGGTGCAGTAGTAACTTGCTATAACTTACCTAGTGTTAATGGTGAGCTAAAACTTACTCCTGAAAGCTTAACTGCAATATTTTTGGGTGAGATAAAAAAATGGAATGACCCAAAAATAGTTGAAGCTAACCCAAATATTAATTTGCCAGATAAAGATATTACGGTTGTACATCGTTCTGATGGAAGTGGGACGACAGCCGTTTTTGTTGATTACCTAAGTAAAATTAGCCCTATTTGGGCTAAAGAAGTTGGCAAAGGAACATCGGTTGATTGGCCTGTTGGTCTTGGTGGCAAAGGCAATGAAGGCGTAACAGGACAAATTAAACAAATTGAAGGAACTATTGGTTATGTAGAATTAGTTTATGCTCTGCAAAATAAACTTCCATTTGCTTCAATTAAAAATAAAGCTGGTAAATTTATTGTTCCTAACATAGATTCAGTAACAGCGGCAGCGACGGGTGCAATGTCGCAAATGCCTGATGATATGAGGCTTTCAATTACTAATGCAGATGGCGAAGAATCTTATCCAATAGCGAGCTATACCTATCTTTTAATTTACCAAGACACACAAAGCAAGGTAAAAGCTCAAGCTCTAGCTGATTTTCTAAAATGGTCAATAAATGATGGGCAAAAAATAGCTAAACAGCTTAATTATGCACCTCTTCCAGACGAAGTAGTAAAGCGGATAAAAGAAAAACTAAAAACTCTAAAATCTAAAGGCCAACCCTTAACTATTTCTTAAACCTCTGAATTTATGGATAAAATATCACCTTTAGCAGAAACACAAGCAATAAACCTAGAGTCAAATTTTCAAGGTAAAAAACGCTGGCTAATGACTAGCGCGGCTGATAATGGGTTTCGTCAGCTAACAAAAATTTTAGCAATATTGTTGTTAGGATTAGTTATAACCTTGCTAATCTCAATGATTTATAGTAGTCGTCTAAGTATTAGTCAGTTTGGTTTTAGTTTTGTTTTTTCTTCTACCTGGGATCCAGTTAAAGAAGTTTTTGGAGCTTTACCTTTTATTTATGGCACACTTGTTAGCTCATTAATTGCACTAGCTTTTGCTGTTCCAATAAGCTTAGGTGTCGCTGTTTTTTTGACCGAACAATGCCCAATTAAATTAAGACCTGTAATACTTACTCTGGTAGAACTCTTAGCAGCAATTCCTAGCGTAGCTTATGGACTTTGGGGAATTTTTGTTTTAGTTCCTTTTATGAGAGAAGTAGTTAACCCAGTATTAGGAAAAACACTTGGATTTTTACCATTATTTCAAGGGCCAGCCTATGGAATAGGGCTTTTGACTTCAGGACTGATTTTAGCAGTGATGATTGTTCCAATAACTACAGCAATTTCTGTAAGTTCGCTAACAGCCGTTGACCCAACACAAAGAGAAGCGGCTTTAGCATTAGGTGCAACACGTTGGGAAGCAACACAAATTATGCTCTTAAATGCTCGCTCTGGAATTTTAGGAGGGGTTATTTTAGGCTTGGGACGTGCGTTAGGTGAAACAATGGCTGTAACAATGGTAATTGGCAATCGTCCAGAAATAGCTGCCTCTTTGCTTGCCCCTGCTTATACAATGGCTAGTGTAATTGCTAATGAATTTGCTGAAGCTACCTATGATCTTTATTTACACGCATTAATAGAAATAGGTGTTTTACTGTTTATACTTACTTTTATTGTCCAAGGGCTAGCACAATTACTTATTCGCCAAATTACTAAAGGAACAAAGTCAAATGCGTAAATTTATAGATAAATTAGTTTTTGGGCTTTGCTCTCTTAGCACGGTTTTAGTTTTAGGTATTCTGTTTTTAATTCTTATTTATATTCTCCTAAATGGCATTACTTCGGTTAATTTAGACTTTTTTACGCAACTTCCAAAACCTGTTGGTGAGGAAGGCGGAGGAATGGCAAATGCTATTTTAGGGTCTGCAATAATGGTCGTAATTGCCACAATAATTTCTGTTCCTGTAAGTTTAGCTGCTGCAATTTATTTAGCTGAATTTGGTAGAGGTAAACTAGCTGTAATTACTCGCTTTATGGTTGATGTGCTAGCGGGTGTACCTTCAATTGTTATTGGAATTTTTATTTACACAATAGTAGTTTTGCCAATGCAACGTTTTTCTGCTATTGCTGGAGCATTAGCTTTAGCAATGATTATGGTTCCAACCCTTGTTAGAGCAACAGAAGAAGCTATTCGACTAGTTCCACAAACAGTAAAAGAAGCAGGGCTAGCACTTGGCGCACCTTATTGGCGAGTAATAATTGAAATCGTTTTGGTTTCTGCTCATAAAGCAATTATTAGCGGAATTTTACTAGCTATTGCACGGGTTGCTGGTGAAACAGCACCACTACTTTTTACTGCTTTAGGAAATAGATTTTTTGTTAAGGTTTTAGATAGACCAATTGCATCTTTACCAGTACAAATATATACTTATGCAGTATCTCCATATGATGATTGGCATCGTCAAGCCTAGGCTGCTACGTTTTTATTAGTTATGTTTGTTTTATTAATAAATCTATCTGTACGTTATGTTACTCGAAACAAATCTAGCTAGCCTTAAAAGACACGGAAAATAAGGAAAATGGAAAAAAATATCTTAAAAGAAGCTAATGAAGTTGATAATAAAACAGCTACAAAAATTGAAATTGAGGCAAGTAGCTTTAATTTTTTTTATGGAGCAAAACAAGCTCTATATAACATAAATATTAAAATTCCAGAAAAGTCTATTACAGCATTTATTGGCCCTTCTGGATGTGGAAAATCTACGCTGCTACGCTCAATAAATCGAATGAATGATATTGTTATAGGTTCGCGTGTTGAAGGTAAAATGCTACTTAATGAGCAAGACATTTATGCAAAAAGCGTTGATGTTGTAGCTCTACGTCGTCGGGTTGGAATGGTATTTCAAAAGTCTACACCATTTCCTAAATCGATTTTTGAAAATGTAGCTTATGGAGTAAAAATTAACGGATTAGCAAAGTCTCGTAAACATTTGCAAGAGATTGTAGAACAAGCACTTAAACAAGGTGCGCTTTGGGATGAAGTAAAAGATCGGCTAAATGATTCTGCTATGGCTTTATCTGGCGGACAGCAACAACGCCTTTGTATTGCTCGCACTTTGGCAGTAATGCCAGAAGTTATTTTAATGGATGAACCTTGCTCGGCACTTGACCCAATTGCTACAGAAAAAATTGAGCAGTTGATTGCAGAGCTAAGAGAAAAGTATACTGTGATTATTGTCACTCATAATATGCAGCAGGCTACAAGAGTATCTGATTACACAGGATTTTTTTTACTAGGCAAATTAATAGAATTTGACGAAACAGAAAAAATCTTTACTCGGCCCAAAGAAAAGAAAACAGAAGATTACATCACAGGGCGATTTGGTTAAAAATTTATTGTTTAGGAAAAAAGATGAGAATTATTGACGGCGATTTAACAAAACTAAAAGAAAAACTTACCCTTATGGGAACGTTTACAGAAACGGCTATTGATTTAACTATAAAAGCTTTACTAGAAAGCAATTCAGAGATTTCTAATCAAGTAATAGTTGATGATGATAAGATTGACAAGCTAGAAAATGAAATTGTTAAATTAGCTATTGATGTTATGGTCTTGCGCCAACCTGCGGCAGGAGATTTACGCTTTACTGTTACTTGTTTACAAAGTGCAGCAATAATTGAACGAGTTGCCGATCATGCAGTAAATATTGCTAAACATGTAAAAGCCTTAAATTTAGAGCCACCTCTAAAACCTTATGTTGATTTACCTAGAATGGCAAAAGTTACTAATGAAATGTTTCATGATAGCCTACAAGCTTTAATCAATGGAAATGCAGAACTAGCTCGCCAAACCATTAGAAAAGATGACCAGGTAGATGAGCTTTTTCATTTAATTTATGATGAGCTAATTTCAATAATGAAAAGCAACCCTGATACAGTAACACGAGGAACAGAACTATTATTTGTAATTAAACATTTAGAAAGAATGGCTGATTATGCTACAAACATTTGTGAAATGGTTATTTATATGATGGAAGGACGAATGATTAAACACACTGAAGAAGCGTTTTAATTAAAGAGAAAAATCAAGCAAAATTAATTTTCTTATTTTGGTAAAATTGCGCTTTTTTTTTTGTATTGAAAATATTATCCTTACGGCGCGACTCTGTTAACAACGAAAATTTCCTATTAAAATCAGTCAAAATCTTTACTTATAGGCTCTGTCAGGTTACTATATGGCACGCCTTTTTAGATTTTAAGTAGTATGGACTAGGTTGCTAAGAGTCCAACGATTGGCGAGAAAGTACCATTAGTCTTGTCAAAAAAAGGGAGGTTGTCAGTGCCAATCATAGATTACGAAGCACGTATAATGACATGTAATTTTATTTACTATGGCCCTAGTCAAGGTGGTAAAACAACAAATTTAAGCTATTTACATCAACATGCTGTAAATAAATCCAGGGGCAATTTAATAAATTTGGCTACACAAACCGATAGAACAATGTTTTTTGATTATTTGGCTTTAGAATTTGATTTAATAGAAGAATATAAAACAAAATTTAATCTTTATACCGTCCCAGGTCAGCTTTTCTATGAAATTACCCGCAAAACTATCTTAAAAGGCTTAAATGTAGTTGATGGAATAGTTTTTGTAGCTGATAGTCAAATTGATAGACGTGATGCAAATATAGAATCTTTTTGGAACCTACAACATAATTTACAATCTTATGGGTTAAATCTTTATCAAATTCCTTATGTTTTACAAGTTAATAAAAGAGACTTACCTAATATTTGTACATTAGATGAAATGAAAAAAGAGCTAGTTATTAAAGATGAACCTGTTATTGAAGCTGTGGCAGATAAAGGAGTTGGAGTTTTAGAGACTTTAAGAGCCGTTTCTAAAAAATCATTAGAAACACTAAGACAGAATATGAATGCTAAACAGCAAGATTTAATTGCTAATATGTAGTTTTATTTGACTAATTTTTTAAGTATTCGTTGTAGGTAGCTGTTATGGCTACCTTAATTTATTTTTGTTACCATTTGTTAATAAATTAATTTATATAATAAAAATATCTTTAGGAGCATTAACTAAGATTATGAGTAATTTTTTTCGGGAGATGGATCAAAAAGAATTAGTAGAATTAGCTAAAAGTCTTCATCAATTGGGGATTCGCCGGGATCCTTGGCAAGATTTTGATGAATATGCAAAGGAAACAAATGTTACTTATATGCAGGCAACAAGACCAGAAATTTTTCGCTATAAGGGGGAATATATTGAAGCAGATATTTGCTATTTTATTCCTACCTTAGAAGATGCTCTAGCCTTTTTACTTCAAAGAAGTTTTGTCCCTACTTTGGAATATTTTGCTAAAGGTAAATGGAGAATTACCTGGATGACAGGAGAATTTACCGAAGGTTTAACACCTAGATTAGCTGTACTAAGAGCAATGGAGCATTTATTAAAATCAGAAAAAGAGACTACAGAATAGAATTTTTGGAAAAATTTTTTTAATAATGGACAACGTTTTTTTTAACTATTTTCATCTGAGATCCTGTTTAATGGCTTGATAACTAAATACAAGCATTTTCTAGTAGTAACAGCAGTTTATGACCCTTTTGTCAGACCTCTTGTCTGAATGCTCAATTGGTTAGAAAAATTTTAGTAAAAACCATTTTGGCGAAAGCAATGGTTTTGGTAAAATTGCTAACCATCTACTATTGGCATATTTAATCAAATCGTTTCCAAGTAAACATAACATTTTCTTGAAGGAGAAGACAAAATGGTTCTCACACAAAAAGGTTTTTCCAAAATTTGGGTTTCTTTAACATTAGTATTAGTTTTACTAATGGCTGCTTGTGGTGGCGCGCCAAAAGAAGAATCTCGTTGGGATAAAGCGCAAAATGAAAGTACAGGTAAGAAAGTAGATAAAAAAGAAGAACCCAAAAATACGGATGAAAAGCCTGACCAATCAATCCCCGATAAAACAGATCCAGCTAATCTTAAACCATTAGCAGGTAGTGCTTTTAATAAATTCTTTCCTGCTGCTGGTGATGGTTTTGAGCGTGTAGCAGCACAAGAAAAAGAAGGTCTTGCTATTTATAAACTTAAAAAAGATGGCAAAGATGCAGCAGAACTAACTATTTCTGACACTGCTAATAATCCTAGTGCAGCAGAAAAATTTAAGAAATCTACTTCAAAAATTGGTGGATTTCCTGCTCTTGACCAAGGTAGCACTGGCACCACACTCTTAGTAGCAGAGCGTTTTCAAGTAAAAGCTATTTCTAAAGACCCAGGCTTTACTAAAGCAGACCGCGAAGCATGGTTAAAGAAATTTGATCTTAATGGTTTGTCAGCACTTAAGTAATAATCCAAAATTATACCTTAGTTAAGGAGTTTAGATGAGTAAACCTATTTATGAAATCATAGATGAACTGCCAAAAGGTGGAATGACTGTAAGGTCACTACAAGCACTAGATTTTGTTATTCCAGGTCAATGGAAAAATATTGTTGGTTTTGAAAATACCATTATTGAAGTTACTGGTGAAACGGATCAAGATATGATCCAACAAATTGGTGAACGTGCAATACATCTTTACAATGATAAATCCCAAGGCTACCAAACAGCTTTATGGATGTACCAAAAAGTTAATAGTGCTGGTGGTGCGCTTGGTTCAGCGGCACTTGTAAATAAATTTGGTGAAAGTGTTTCTTTTCTCTCATTCTTAAATCGAATTACCCCTAAAGCTGACAACCTACAAGCTATAGATTTATGCTTAAAGTTAGTAGCCGAAGTAGTAGCATATAGTAAGATAAATGGTATTCCTGGAGATGGAATTGCTGAATTTGGGGGAGCTATTGCTGATTATAGCAGTGCTTCATTAATGCGTATGGCAGCACTAATTTGCTTTGATGGTGTTATTCCTTTAGGCCCAGATTTTATTCTTAAAGTAGAAGAAATAGTTGGTAGGTTGCAATCTGGTGAGTTAACTAGCCATCCTGGTTTTAGTTATGTTAGCAGTATGATTCCTGGTTCTGGCGCGTTAGGTCAAGTTGGATTTATTAAAGATAGTTTTAATTCTGTTAAAGGTTGGATGAGCAACTTTGTTAGTTCACGAAGCTTAACCCAAAATATGTTGGTTAGTAATCTGCAACGCTTTATTGAAGTTTCAGAAAGCAAACTAGATTATATTGGAGCCTTTTTGGATATGACTACTAATTACTATGAACATACAGGTATTCAAACCCTGGCGCGTAGTTTAGTAGAACGCGCACACGCAGAAATTTAATGTAGTTAAATTTTTTAGTTTGATAATTGGTTTATAAGGAGAAAAAACATGGATTTGAAAGATATGCTAGATAAAGAATATGAAACTAAATCACCTAAAGAACTTGTAGATGCTCCAGTTAGCGCGTTGCAAGGTATTTCTGAA
Protein-coding regions in this window:
- a CDS encoding response regulator transcription factor — protein: MLNKNRILVIEDDEDIANNIKYSLERGGPYEVLLALTGEAGLELCEDSDYDLILLDLNLPGMSGFELCRALRRRRRTSHIPILILSARSNEDDKVHGFDLGADDYVTKPFSMRELKARVSALLKRRIDPVKILPFDDGQLIVDFEQMNVRFRGRNVTLTRKEFQLLKLLLENRGRILTRETLLERVWGLEYLGESRTIDVHVSRLRQKLGGDEYIQTVVGLGYRFKDPKQGDDFND
- the phoU gene encoding phosphate signaling complex protein PhoU, whose protein sequence is MSFFEDDLNFLRDRILLLGGAAEAAISRATRALIERDADLAESVIAEDDEIDSMENEIDQYCSDLLINNTSLDLDLRFVISVSRAAQIIERIADHAVNIAKHALVLIDQPQLKTHIELPQLASIAQDMLLSSLDALTRSDCQLAFNTIHKDDQADELFHTIYDHLVTTMEQEPKTVRRAVELLFVIKHLERIADYATNICEMVIYLVEGRLIKHTPEAK
- the pstS gene encoding phosphate ABC transporter substrate-binding protein PstS, whose translation is MLKNFYLLLVVMIFLLTLACAGPLTEDEKGGMMSGDGILLQGAGATFPYPLYSKWISEYNKLNSTIKIDYQSIGSGGGIKQIKEQTVDFGATDAPMTDEQQKTLKKPIIHIPTTLGAVVTCYNLPSVNGELKLTPESLTAIFLGEIKKWNDPKIVEANPNINLPDKDITVVHRSDGSGTTAVFVDYLSKISPIWAKEVGKGTSVDWPVGLGGKGNEGVTGQIKQIEGTIGYVELVYALQNKLPFASIKNKAGKFIVPNIDSVTAAATGAMSQMPDDMRLSITNADGEESYPIASYTYLLIYQDTQSKVKAQALADFLKWSINDGQKIAKQLNYAPLPDEVVKRIKEKLKTLKSKGQPLTIS
- the pstC gene encoding phosphate ABC transporter permease subunit PstC, coding for MTSAADNGFRQLTKILAILLLGLVITLLISMIYSSRLSISQFGFSFVFSSTWDPVKEVFGALPFIYGTLVSSLIALAFAVPISLGVAVFLTEQCPIKLRPVILTLVELLAAIPSVAYGLWGIFVLVPFMREVVNPVLGKTLGFLPLFQGPAYGIGLLTSGLILAVMIVPITTAISVSSLTAVDPTQREAALALGATRWEATQIMLLNARSGILGGVILGLGRALGETMAVTMVIGNRPEIAASLLAPAYTMASVIANEFAEATYDLYLHALIEIGVLLFILTFIVQGLAQLLIRQITKGTKSNA
- a CDS encoding phosphate ABC transporter ATP-binding protein, whose protein sequence is MEKNILKEANEVDNKTATKIEIEASSFNFFYGAKQALYNINIKIPEKSITAFIGPSGCGKSTLLRSINRMNDIVIGSRVEGKMLLNEQDIYAKSVDVVALRRRVGMVFQKSTPFPKSIFENVAYGVKINGLAKSRKHLQEIVEQALKQGALWDEVKDRLNDSAMALSGGQQQRLCIARTLAVMPEVILMDEPCSALDPIATEKIEQLIAELREKYTVIIVTHNMQQATRVSDYTGFFLLGKLIEFDETEKIFTRPKEKKTEDYITGRFG
- the phoU gene encoding phosphate signaling complex protein PhoU — its product is MRIIDGDLTKLKEKLTLMGTFTETAIDLTIKALLESNSEISNQVIVDDDKIDKLENEIVKLAIDVMVLRQPAAGDLRFTVTCLQSAAIIERVADHAVNIAKHVKALNLEPPLKPYVDLPRMAKVTNEMFHDSLQALINGNAELARQTIRKDDQVDELFHLIYDELISIMKSNPDTVTRGTELLFVIKHLERMADYATNICEMVIYMMEGRMIKHTEEAF
- a CDS encoding GTPase domain-containing protein codes for the protein MPIIDYEARIMTCNFIYYGPSQGGKTTNLSYLHQHAVNKSRGNLINLATQTDRTMFFDYLALEFDLIEEYKTKFNLYTVPGQLFYEITRKTILKGLNVVDGIVFVADSQIDRRDANIESFWNLQHNLQSYGLNLYQIPYVLQVNKRDLPNICTLDEMKKELVIKDEPVIEAVADKGVGVLETLRAVSKKSLETLRQNMNAKQQDLIANM